The genome window CCAGGATAAACTGTTCATAGCTTGTAAGTTGTTTCACGAAAGCTCCTCCTTTTTCCAAAGATTTCTCTCTGGAGGAGCTTTTCGTCTTCTTCGGGCTATATATTAAAGGATTTCAACAGAACCAATTATAATTAATAAAAGTTATTTTGTATATAAAATTTTAAATTAATAATATATTATTTTTGGATTTATTTGATATAATATTCCTCACAAAAATGGGAGGAGATGATGTATTTGAATTCAAAATTGTTTACTATTAAAGAAGGTATAAACCATGAAGATTATATAATCGGAATATATCACCTTGAAACCGCCACGGAAGACATTTTAAAAAAAGTTGAGGCGCTGGCCCTGGAACAGTCAACAGGGACATGGACAAAAGTCCCGGAAGAGACTGAAAATATAATTGAAAAATACGGGGCAAGGGTGCTTGGAATTTATGAGATACCCAATTACGAAGACGCACTGCCTGAAAATAAAATAAGGAATTTTGTTTTTCTTTTAGGTTTCCCGGTGCAAAATATCAGCGGGCAGATTCCGCAGGTTTTAACCGCTCTTTACGGTAATATATCCATGGCCGGAAAACTAAAACTTCTGGACATTCATTTCCCTTTATCTTTTATAAAAAATTATAACGGCCCTAAATTCGGGGTTGACGGGATGAGGAGATTATTGAAAGTTAAAGACAGGCCGCTGGTTATGGTTATGTTTAAACCATGCGTTGGTATGCCGCCAAAAATGCTTGGCAAAATGTTTTTTGAATTGGGTATGGCGGGTGTTGACATTATTAAGGATGATGAATTGCTTGCGGATCCGGATTTTTGCACTGTTCCGGAACGGCTGGAGGTCTGTTTAAAGGCGGCTGAAAAGATCTATAGTGAGACCGGCCGGAAAGTTTTGTATAGTTTGAATATAACCGACAACCACGACAAGATGTTTGAAAAGGCGCGTAAGGCTATAAAGGACGGTGCGAATTCCCTGATGATTAACACTTATACCGTTGGTTTTTCCGCGATGAGCGCGCTGGCTGAAGATAAAAATATAAACGTTCCGATCTTGTCCCATCCGGATTTTGCCGGTGCAATGTTTGAATCTCCTAATTATGGATTAAGTTCAAATCTGGTTTTAGGAAA of bacterium contains these proteins:
- a CDS encoding 2,3-diketo-5-methylthiopentyl-1-phosphate enolase gives rise to the protein MNSKLFTIKEGINHEDYIIGIYHLETATEDILKKVEALALEQSTGTWTKVPEETENIIEKYGARVLGIYEIPNYEDALPENKIRNFVFLLGFPVQNISGQIPQVLTALYGNISMAGKLKLLDIHFPLSFIKNYNGPKFGVDGMRRLLKVKDRPLVMVMFKPCVGMPPKMLGKMFFELGMAGVDIIKDDELLADPDFCTVPERLEVCLKAAEKIYSETGRKVLYSLNITDNHDKMFEKARKAIKDGANSLMINTYTVGFSAMSALAEDKNINVPILSHPDFAGAMFESPNYGLSSNLVLGKLARLSGADMVVYPSHYGKVLMLREKIIRIAQELLSPFYHLNRVFPCPSAGIHAGLIGKLMNDVGNDILIGAGGGVHGHPMGLKAGVEAFHQAINAAMKNIPLEKACRNNKELNAAIQKWGVYGDKSKGYDLAK